The Haliotis asinina isolate JCU_RB_2024 chromosome 3, JCU_Hal_asi_v2, whole genome shotgun sequence genome segment GCACATGGTGGGTACATCAGCCTGGAGTTTGTGTTAGCTGGGGTGGGGGCCGGGGGAACTCTCTGGGCGTCTCGTCGCAAGGATCTCAGGAAGGAGAAAATTGGGGGGAATGACGCGGATAACTCTACGCTGTGTGATTTTAATGAAAGGCGTAGAATTAGTTTTGAAACGAACGCAGTTGGACTTCATTCTTATATTGAGAGTCCCATAATGCTGGCTGTGCGCTCCAGTGACAACAAGGCTGGGGAAGCGATGGCCTGGGTTAGTGAAACGCGGTGTGTTGGGAGTTCACTCAAGCCGTGCACTTGCGACATGTTAGACAACAATGTCTTAGTTAAGGTTGAAACATCCTGGTGTCAGGTCTAGAGGGTTTCATAACCTTATGCTGTGTCAGAGGCTGTAAATGATGTCATGGAACCAGATCATACAAAGACTCAGTTGTGTTGCGAGATTTGATGTTTAATGCCAGGGTGGGCAATATTCGAGTTAAACCACAACTAGTCCTGGACCAATCAGGCTACACCAGCACGCTCCGTATCTGGTGGTTCCACCACCAGGGCGCAATGTTTAATCGTTAATTACTGTTGATTCATTCATTGCACTTACAAAACGGACCTGGAAAAAGGTTTACATAAACTCCGAGCTCAACGGTGAGATCACTGAGTTAATCACGTTGCGTGGTGCCCAGGAAACATCCAGGTGTACCTAGCCTTGTGCACGAGCACTTTGGCGACTGGTGTTAGGAATACCAGGGAATGTGTAACATTCATTGGAGACAAACCTCAGCAAATTTCCAAgtcaatatatattattctccCTGGAACGTGCACAGCTCTCATTAAGACACTAGTCGTCTCTTTCTCCCCAACGTTAGACTAAAGCTCAGTCactgaatatatacaattttgatcggaacaaacaaacccattttaattcaAATGTTCACGTAAGTATAAGTCTCACGGGGGCTCACCCACTGATATCATGGTAACCATGAAATGCAGATAGCTTGAACACGATCCCGTATCACACTATAATGTCTGACAGatatacacacacttacacacacactctctctcactctctctctctctctcacacacacacacacacacacacacacgcacacacacacacgcacacacctaGATCCGTCTAAGAACATTGAGCTACACGGTATGCCCGTCTAACCGCCTGGCGTCAGTCCCTGCCATGGTGTATATCTGTCAGACATTATAGTGTGATACGGGATTGTGTTCAAGCTATCTGCGTTTCATGGTTACCATTATATCAGTGGGTGAGCCCCCATGAGACTTATACTTACGTGAACACAGTACCTCTACTTATCCCCGTGTTAAACACACCTGGATCTATTACTTCTGGGAGTAATTATGGCGCTCACGTAAATCTCCCACACCTTCACAATTACATCTGACGATGATATATGATGACTCTTGCATTTGGGTATGGCATGAACCAACACCTGCTCTGGAGTCCTGTCCAGTATCGATGTACACTGGTGTTTGGTGAATATaccaactacatacgtattgtaTTTACTAATTAAGAgttgttttcttctttttctgtgCATTTCCAGTCCTAGAATTACTAGAATCATAAGAAGCATTTAAGAACATGGTTCACGCGAACTCTATGGTAGACACTCCGGTGTCCACAGTAGCTACAGACATTCAGGTAATTCAGTAAACTAGCATCTGCATTCTACCACACGAGATATCTGTTTTGCTGTTAAATGTTTAGTTGACAACGGTTCAATGCAGTTTCCCATGCAAGATGAAATGAATGATCAGAAAGTCAGAACGCGTATTGTAGGAGTATAAGAATAACACAGTTCGCCATTTGTCGAGGTCCTCCCAATGCAACTAACATAACGTGAGTTTGACATGAGTTAATTCCCTTCGCATCTCAAGTGTGGGTTTATTCGGTGTGAGTAGGAAACTATACCCATCAAGTCAGTTGTCTGTGTTTTAGAACTGGACTAACCCTGTGCGCTAGGACAGTTTCCGTCATGAAGCCAGACAGATACTACAATCCATACACCGCAGTGATCCACATGTCAATACATTATGTCTTATTGTATTGCCAACATGTGACTAACCTTTTTAGTGTTTTTAAAGAAACTTTTAAAACTGTGCTCTTACAAAATAGCAATATCTGGATGAAACAGTGGATGACTTATACATACCTTCGCCCGGATGAAACCGCTGATGTATATTTCATCTGTCGATTATCCATCAAATATGCATGTGTTATCTGAAGGTGGTGCtctgtcccttgtgatgagacgCGGTCAGCGGAGCGGTTGAAGGCGGCACCCTATAATCCGCCTTACCTCCATTGACTATACCCTCATTGTGGTCCTAATACCCCCACCCTGACGGCTGTCAACAGTCAGATAATACTGCAGCTGGGGGCCTTCATCCGGAACCGCAGGTAACACTACCTGCGCTGCTCGGGCGCTGTTGAAGCACATGTTAGAGAACGTTGTGCATGTACCTTGATTAGTTCCTCCCAGAAATACCCTAGTACCTAAACATAACTACTTTTAGACATGAATCAAACATATATGATTTACACTGTATTGTAGAGGTAATTGAAACATCTGAAAACAATGACTGGAGCTGCATTTTGGCGTTCATGCTTTACTTGGCGGATTGGCGAGTTTAAAAAGTACTTAAATTTTATTGAGGATGACGTGTATAAGCACCCCGGAATAAGTAAGGACATATCCACCATTCATCTGACAATACGTATTTAGGTTGACGTACCCAATGTAGACACGTACCCAACACACCTCTTCTGACAGTATTTGTCTTAGTAAACCCCGCCAGTAAGTCTGGCATCTTCCGGTTAGTACAGTATTTGTCTTAGTAAAACCCCATCAAGTCTGGCATCATCCGGCGAATACAGTATTTGTCTAAGTAAACCCAAACAAGTCTGGCATCTTCCGGTTAGTACAGTATTTGTCTTAGTAAACCCCCAACAAGTCTGGTATCATCCGGTGAATACAGCATTTGTCTTAGTAAACCCCCAACAAGTCTGGCATCTTCCGGTGAATACAGTATTTGTCTTAGTAAACCCCCAACAATTCTGGCATCTTCCGGCGAATACAGTATTTGTCTATGTAAACCCCCAATAAGTCTGGCATTATCCGGTTAGTACAGTATTTGTCTTATTTAGCTCCCAACAAGTCTGGCATTATCCGGTTAGTACAATATTTGTCTAAGTAAACCCCCAACAAGTCTGACATCATCCGGTTAGTACAGTATTTGTCTTAGTAAACCCCCAACAAGTCTGGCATTACCCTGTTAGTACAATATTTGTCTAAGTAAACCCCCAACAAGTCTGGCATCATCCGGTTAGTACAATATTTGTCTATGTAAACCCCCAACAAGTCTGGCATTATCCGGTTAGTACAGTATTTGTCTTATTTAACCCCCAACAAGTCTGGCATCTTCCGGTTAGTACAGTATTTGTCTTAGTAAACCCTCAACAAGTCTGGCATCATCCGGTTAGTACAATATTTGTCTTAGTAAACCCCCAACAAGTCTGGCATCATCCGGTTAGTACAATATTTGTCTATGTAAACCCCCAACAAGTCTGGCATCATCCGGTTAGTACAGTATTTGTCTTATTTAACCCCCAACAAGTCTGGCATCATCCGGTTAGTACAGTATTTGTCTTATTTAACCCCCAACAAGTCTGGCATTATCCGGTTAGTACAGTATTTGTCCTAGTAAACCCCGCCAGTAAGTTTGGCATCATCCGGTGAATACAGTATTTGTCCTAGTAAACCCCCAACAAGTCTGGCATCATCCGGTTAGTACAGTATTTGTCTATGTAAACCCCAACAAGTCTGGACGGTTCCGGTTAATACAGCATTTGTCTACCTATACCCTACCAATAAGTCTGGCATCTTTCGGTACAATAAATTTTAGGTGACACGTGTTGTCAAGCCCATGCAGTAATTGGTGTCATCATGTGATTCGCCTACAACATTAAACCGAGACTTCAGAGAATGAATGTAATTAAGAATGAATGTAATACATTTAGATGCAGAAACAGTGTTTTTCATGCATTTTGTCATCATTTCAGAACACATGCAATGAGCATATGCTCTGGAAAACATTTCTCGTTAAAGAAAAGGGAGTTTAATCTATAAGTCATGGTCGAATTGAATCCGACTTGACTCCGTCATATAACACTAGCTTGGCAACCACACAAAAAACGAACTGTCATTTAGTTAAGTCATTTGTCTGGCATGTCATGATTGTATGAGTATGACATGCAGTCATCCGGGAATTGTTAAAAAAGTAAACAAGCTGAGACATCAAGAAACATGCAGCTTCCAACATTGTGGCTACACGTGTCTGAAATATTCAGTACTTCCTAGCCTTTTCTTGTTCTGTAACACCGCCTCTTTTCATGCTTACCCTTGCCTGTTGGAACAGATGGTGGTAAACCATTACGGGAGTCGATATGTCAACAGGAAGATCTACAGTAATAGCAGTGTTGTGCAGCTGCCGCTACTGTGTCTCCAAGGCATACGGAATCATCCTGCAACTATTTCACATTCCACCCAATGTTCCTCTGTGGACGGGTAGGTCAGGTACAGTACCGTGTATGAAGTTTGTGTGCCTACATCGTGATGACGTAATCCTTCAAGGAAACAGATGCATGTCAACTTTAATAACTTGATTATAATATAACTTTCAgattttgtgatgaaatgatcaTATCGAACGTTAGAGCAGTCCCTCGTTGACCGTCACGGACTAGATCCTGTCTCATAACACGTTTACATTACCGACAGTAAATAAGGCATCTGTAGATATATTCCGGGGTTAACGCGATGTCCTACAGCACACGGCTACACAATACAACGTGCAAGAACAGGGCCTGCTGTGAGTCTGTCGTGCACCCCAACACGTGCGTGCATGTCATGGATCTCATAttcacacatgcaacatgtagcAAACTTTACAGGAAAATGAATTTCAACATGAAGCATAAATTTACGTTAGCTGAAAGTTGTGCGATAGTGTGTGGACATCGCACTACAGCAGTTGCTGGCCACAAGGAGAGCGTCCGGCTGGGTTtgactgttgtttaacgccgctgtCAGTAATATACAGGCTATATATCGGCGATCTGTAATATTCAGtctttatggatatacaacttctttattctgtataggtgACATTGCAGAAGACCTTTTCCTCACCCGTATATTCACTGGAGAAGAACATGGATTCCTGGAgatcgattctaacccggatgtacTCGGGCCGCCACGCTGAGTGTTTTGGCTACATCTTAGACTGGCGGGAAATAACACGAAATTCCCAGAGTATTACCTTTTACAACAATGCTGTAATGCTGCCTATCAGGTCTTCACGAACGTCAACAAACTAGGACTTAGTCCGGATCCATGGTGGACGGCAGTATGTTAGAGGCAGCACTATAGACACGGCATTAGCCACGACCAGTGCACAcatctacgcgcacacacacttACGTCCGCAGATGTAGAAGTGATATATTTTTCAACGCGTTTGACACGATCTACTTTTAAGTGCGATGTTTCAATACACCCCTTGTCGAAGTGTCCCGACCATAACGACTCCTTGGTAAATATGTATCTATACGAGTTTTCCATGTTTTAGCAAGACCTAATTCCGCACTTCGACCTCTGCCTATTGACCATGCATGGCAAGGCAAGTtagtaagggaggtaactgctgTAGGCGCAACTGTCCCGTCATCAGTGTTTGTGTTGATGCATTGTGGCGCGTCGACACCAAGTCAGACTCATTAGTTCCGGATCAAAGCTAATTCAAATATACAGTTCACCCAACAACTGAATCCGGGGTATGATGAAAAGATGGATTTAGTGGTGAAACAGAGCAGTCAGTGATGCAGATATACCTTGTGACTTGTGGGACCAGGACAAGTAGATAAAGATACCTGCATTGTGTTCGTGTACTGCTGAAGAAAGCCGGTGTTTCCCTTGTTGGCGGTGTACGACAGTAGGGAATGTTGCCCATTACAGCGACCCTAATTAGCCCGGGACAGTCTTTGTGTAGCTGGTTCAACAGTTTTCACCCGGATGACATGATTATAGCAATAATGGTGAACTTCTGGGAGTGTGTCAAAACACATAAAGGAGGAGAATCTGAGTGTACATTTAATTGAATGTTTAATGGTTATCTGAtgatatattgctaaaatttCGGTATAACAATTCTACCGACAAGATATGTTGATCTGCTGGACAATACATAGAAGTGAAATGTTCAAAAACTGAATATTAGGTAAAATCGGTATTATGTGTCATTCATTACACACGGTGCTTCAAATAGTCGTACATGAAGTGTGAATGTAGCAATACCagacacattgtgtagtgtgaATGTAGCCATGCCAGACACAGCCTGTAGTGTGAATGGAAACATGCCAGACACAGTGTGTAGTGTGAATGGAACCATACCAGACACAGTGTGTAGTTTGAATGGAACCATCCCAGACACAGCCTGTAGTGTGAATGGAACCATGCCAGACACAGCCTGTAGTGCGAATGGAGCCATACCAGACACAGCCTGTAGTGTGAATGGAACCATGCCAGACACAGCCTGTAGTGCGAATGGAACCATCCCAGACACAGCCTGTAGTGTGAATGGAACCATCCCAGACACAGCCTGTAGTGCGAATGGAGCCATACCAGACACAGTGTGTAAAGTGAATGGAACCATGCCAGACACAGCGTATAGTGTGAATGCAACCATGCCAGACACAGTGTGTAGTTTGAATGGAACCATCCCAGATACAGCGTGTAGTTTGAATGGAACCATGCCAGACACAGCGTATAGTGTGAATGTAACCATGCCAGACACAGCGTGCAGAGTGAATGTAACCATGCCAGACACAGCCTGTAGTTTGAATGGAACCATATCCCAGACACAGCATGTAGTGTGAATGTAACCATGCCAGAAACAGCCTGTAGAGTGAATGGAACCATGCCAGACACAGCGTATATTGTGAATGTAACCATGCCAGACACAGCGTGTAGTTTGAATGGAACCATGCCAGACACAGCCTGTAGAGTGAATGGAACCATGCCAGACACAGTCTGTAGTGTGAATGGAACCATACCAGACACAGCCTGTAGTGTGAATGGAACCATCCCAGACACAGCCTGTAGTGTGAATGGAACCATACCAGACACAGCCTGTAGTGCGAATGGAGCCATACCAGACACAGCCTGTAGTGTGAATGGAACCATGCCAGACACAGCCTGTAGAGTGAATAGAACCATCCCAGACACAGCCTGTAGTGTGAATGGAACCATACCAGACACAGCCTGTAGTTTGAATGGAACCATATCAGACACAGCCTATAGTGTGAATGGAACCATCCCAGACACAGCCTGTAGTGTGAATGGAACCATACCAGACACAGCCTGTAGTGCGAATGGAGCCATACCAGACACAGTGTGTAGAGTGAATGGAACCATGCCAGACACAGCGTATAGTGTGAATGTAACCATGCCAGACACAGTGTGTAGTTTGAATGGAACCATCCCAGACACAACGTGTAGTTTGAATGGAACCATGCCAGACACAGCCTGTGGAGTGAATGGATCCATCCCAGACACAGCGTATAGTGTGAATGTAACCATGCCAGACACAGCGTGTAGTTTGAATGGAACCATGCCAGACACAGCGTGTAGTTTGAATGGAACCATGCCAGAATCAGCATGTAGAGTGAATGGAGCCATGCCAGAATCAGCATGTAGAGTGAATGGAACCATCCCAGACACAGCATATAGAATAAATGTAACCACGTCAGACTCAGCATATAGAGTGAATGTAACCATGCCAGACACAGCGTATAGTGTGAATGGAACCATGCCAGACACAGCCTGTAGTTTGAATGGAACCATCCCAGACACAGCCTGTAGTGTGAATGGAACCATACCAGACACAGCGTGCAGAGTGAATGTAACCATGACCAGACACAGCCTGTAGTGCGAATGGAACCATACCAGACACAGCCTGTAGAGTGAATGGAACTTTCCCAGACACAGCCTGTAGTGTGAATGAAACCATGTCAGACACAGTGTGTAGTTTGAATGGAACCGTGCCAGACACAGCCTGTAGAATGAATGGAACCATGCCAGACACAGCGTATAGTGTGAATGTAACCATGCCAGACACAGTGTGTAGTTTGAATGGAACCACACCAGACACAGCGTGTAGTGTGAATGGAACCATGCCAGACACAGCCTGTAGTGTGAATGGCACCATGCCGGACACAGCGTATAGTGTGAATGTTGCCATGCCAGACACAGTGTGTAGTTTGAATGGAACCATGCCAGAGACAGCCTGTAGAGTGAATGGAACCATGCCAGACACAGCGTATAGTGTGAATGTATTCATGCCAGACACAGCGTGTAGTTTGAATCGAACAATGCCAGACACAGTGTGTAGAGTGAATGGAACCATGCCAGACACAGCGTATAGTGTGAATGCAACCATGCCAGACACAGTGTGTAATTTGAATGGAACCATCCCAGACACAGCATATAGAATAAATGTAACCATGTCAGACTCAGCATATAGAGTGAATGTAACCATACCAGACACAGCCTGTAGTGTGAATGTAACCATCCCAGACACAGTCTGTAGTGTGAATGGAACCATCCCAGACACAGCGTGCAGAGTGAATGTAACCATGCCAGACTCAGCATGTAGTGTGAATGGAACCATGCCAGACACAGCGTGTAGTGTGAATGGAACCATCCCGGACACAGCCTGTAGTGTGAATGGAACCATCCCAGACAGAGCGTGTAGAGTGAATGTAACCATGCCAGACACAGCCTGTAGAGTGAAAGGAACCGTCCCAGACACAGCGTGTAGTGTGAATGTATCGATGCTAGACACCACGTGAAGTGTGAATGTAACCACACTAGACACCGTGTGAAGTGTGAATGTAACCACACTAGACACCACGTGAAGTGTGAATGTAACCACACTAGACACCGTGTGAAGTGTGAATGTAACCACACTAGACACCGTGTGAAGTGTGAATGTAACCACACTAGACACCGTGTGAAGTGTGAATGTAACCACACTAGACACCGTGTGAAGTGTGAATGTAACCACACTAGACACCGTGTGAAGTGTGAATGTAACCACACTAGACACCGTGTGAAGTGTGAATGTAACCACACTAGACACCGTGTGAAGTGTGAATGTAACCACACTAGACACCGTGTGAAGTGTGAATGTAACCACACTAGACACCATGTGAAGTGTGAATGCAACCACACTAGACACCGTGTGAAGTGTGAACGTAACCACACTAGACACCGTGTGAAGTGTGAATGTGACTATGTCAGACCGTGGCTTTTTATCTAAACAACACACGTTTCTGTACCTATAAGGCAGTAAAACATCGTAGACAGTAAAGTAACTAAGAAAGAGTACAGTGTCTAGTAACGGAGCAGTTTTGTATATTAGAACACTGTGAAGAACAACGTTAACACatcattaaatatatatgttaagaAGCAGAAAACAGCACAGAAAAACGTGTTACACGTAACCAATACTAAAGGGTAAAAGTTACAAGAACCAGGAGATGTAATTTGAGCAGTTCCCAGAGAGCCTGATTGACATAAACAATAATAACAGTTACAGAACAATTTAACCCTACCCTCAATGgcgaagtgagtgaatgatgtcACACAAGAGCCACACCTCTTAGCTGACCAGGCAGGACTCGCCCTGTGTACGTTCCCCCATTCTGACGTGTGGGTGGTAACAGCAGGCCACCTGGGGTTATGATCATCGCTCTTTTAACGGCGACACAATGGCCTTCACACCAGTTGACACAGGCGGTCAGTATGGAAGTAAACGGTATTTGTTGGACATGTAAGTAAGAAAACAAGTAGCGCATTTTGCTCTTTGTGGTTTTATCTGTGAACATACTGGGTATTTTATGCTCAAGCAATGACCGAGAGGTGAGCTCCCTATGAAGGCTGCCACTTTCTTGTGTCAACTGGCCATGAAAGCCTGTACAGCAGTGGCTATATGTTCTCCAACACTGACAGTAGTATATAGGGACAGTATAATGTTCCACACACTGGCATCCATGTGCCGAATTCAGTCGTTACAGTAGAGTGCCAGTCATAATTATTTGTACTTGCTTTGATTAAGTAGTAGACTTTCAAGAGCTACACTTACTGAATGGAATGTGCATGCTCAGTGCATCTCAGCCAACCCCGAGGGGCGGAGGTCTCTGGCTTAGTTAGGCTCCATCTTTCACACCCTTGTTTTTGTATCAGTtggggagattctggcctagctaggtCACTACTTTGCCACCCTATTTTAATGATATCAAAAGTGGGGAAATTCTCGCCCAGCTAGGTCACGTCCACACTGGTTCTTATGTGATCCATGTCACAGAGATACGTATTCATACAAAACTATTTAATTTCCCATCAAGCTGAAATATCTATTACATACATAACAAGCTGACGATTCACACTTAATTGTTTAGTAATGAACTGAAATAAATCGTATATTTTTCTCACTCTTATTCTTGTAATATTTTTCCGGATTTAGTTTCCCATGAATACACTATTGACCATTTCCAATAGCAGCGTTTATCTACATTGCTGGTCTTTCAATCACTATAGCAGTGTGGACTCACATCACATGTTTTCATTTCTGGCGTTTATAcgaacataaacatgaaaacaaggTTTGGGAAGAAATAGCCTTGCTATGCCAGAATCTTCCACTTTGGATACGACAACAGGGTGGCAAAGAAGTAGTCGTTAAAGTTGATTCAAAGGTGGGGAAAGTTTGGACTAGGGACTTTTGCCTGTTACACCGATTAGCACTGGTAGCTCTGATGGCTCATAGTAGTGGATGGTCCCAAGTAGCACTGATGGCACGTGGTGGTGGATGGTTCCAGGTAGCGCTGATGGCACATGGTGGTGGGTGGTTCCAGGTAGCTCTGATGGCATATGGTGGTGGATGGTTCCAGGTATCACTGATGGCACATGGTGGTTTGTGGTTCCAGGTAGCACTGATGGCTCATAGTAGTGAATGGTTCCAGGAAGCACTGATGGCTCATAGTAGTGGATGGTTCCAGGTATCACCGATGGCACATGTGGTGGATGGTTCCAGGTAGCACTGATGGCACATGGTGGTGGATGGTTCCAGGTAGCA includes the following:
- the LOC137279123 gene encoding uncharacterized protein; its protein translation is MPETACRVNGTMPDTAYIVNVTMPDTACSLNGTMPDTACRVNGTMPDTVCSVNGTIPDTACSVNGTIPDTACSVNGTIPDTACSANGAIPDTACSVNGTMPDTACRVNRTIPDTACSVNGTIPDTACSLNGTISDTAYSVNGTIPDTACSVNGTIPDTACSANGAIPDTVCRVNGTMPDTAYSVNVTMPDTVCSLNGTIPDTTCSLNGTMPDTACGVNGSIPDTAYSVNVTMPDTACSLNGTMPDTACSLNGTMPESACRVNGAMPESACRVNGTIPDTAYRINVTTSDSAYRVNVTMPDTAYSVNGTMPDTACSLNGTIPDTACSVNGTIPDTACRVNVTMTRHSL